A genomic stretch from Acinonyx jubatus isolate Ajub_Pintada_27869175 chromosome E2, VMU_Ajub_asm_v1.0, whole genome shotgun sequence includes:
- the LOC106989027 gene encoding LOW QUALITY PROTEIN: zinc finger protein 586-like (The sequence of the model RefSeq protein was modified relative to this genomic sequence to represent the inferred CDS: substituted 2 bases at 2 genomic stop codons) — protein MHICLVPDSRPGERCCICNECVKSFSQVSYLIRHQRGHTGERSYECSECGRSFSQNSNLIQHQRIHTEVRHYECYECRKSFHQSSALLQHRRVHTAKRPYECSECGKSFRYMSSLITHQRVHTGERPYECSESGKSFKKSSALLQHXRVHSGERPYECSKCGKSFCXNTVLHQHQRVHTTEKPYWCNEYEKSFRHISSLITHQKIDWRKAL, from the coding sequence ATGCACATTTGTTTAGTGCCAGACAGCCGCCCTGGAGAAAGATGTTGTATTTGCAATGAATGCGTGAAATCCTTTAGCCAAGTCTCCTACCTCATTAGACATCAGAGAGGTCACACTGGAGAAAGGTCTTATGAGTGTAGTGAATGTGGGAGATCTTTTAGCCAAAACTCTAATCTCAttcaacatcagagaattcacactgaAGTAAGACATTATGAGTGCTATGAATGCAGGAAATCTTTTCATCAAAGCTCTGCACTCCTTCAACATAGAAGAGTTCATACTGCCAAAAGGCCTTATGAatgtagtgaatgtgggaaatcctttAGATATATGTCCAGCCTCATTACACAtcagagagttcacactggagaaaggccttatgagTGCAGTGAAAGTGGGAAATCCTTTAAGAAAAGCTCTGCACTCCTTCAACATTAGAGAGTTCACAGTGGAGAGAGGCCTTACGAATGCAGCAAATGTGGGAAATCATTTTGCTAAAACACTGTGCTCCATCAACACCAGAGGGTTCACACTACAGAAAAACCTTATTGGTGCAATGAATATGAGAAATCATTTAGACATATATCCAGCCTCATTACACATCAGAAAATTGATTGGAGAAAGGCCCTATGA